A genomic segment from Portunus trituberculatus isolate SZX2019 chromosome 14, ASM1759143v1, whole genome shotgun sequence encodes:
- the LOC123503577 gene encoding signal peptide peptidase-like 3 isoform X2, with protein MDMTAYSIVDSSRVSTFLISILLIVYGSFRSLNLEQEARERESEKERNKLLGIATPGSSSDNNVQTLDTMQALCLPLGASVSLLIMFFFFDSMQMLFAVCTAIIATVALAFLLLPMCQYISRPCSDNKKISFGMCGRFTGAEIMAFCLSVSIVCIWVMTGHWLLMDAMGMGLCVAFIAFVRLPSLKVSTLLLTGLLVYDVFWVFFSSYLFNANVMVKVATRPADNPVGVMARKLHLGSMGREAPKLSLPGKLVFPSMHNNGHFSMLGLGDIVMPGLLLCFVLRYDAYKKAQLLSAEAGVPPPSNLGKISYFHCSLIGYFLGLLTATVSSEVFKAAQPALLYLVPFTLLPLLTMAYLKGDLRRMWSEPFIIQTQSKNLDV; from the exons ATGGACATGAC GGCATACTCCATTGTGGACTCCTCCCGAGTCTCcacctttctcatttccatccTCCTCATCGTGTATGGCAGTTTCAG ATCTCTTAACCTGGAACAAGAGGCAAGAGAAAGGGaatcagagaaagaaagaaataaactacTTGGAATAGCTACACCTGGTTCTTCAAGTGACAATA ATGTACAAACCCTGGACACTATGCAAGCACTGTGTCTGCCTCTTGGGGCTTCCGTGTCCCTGCTtatcatgttcttcttcttcgactCCATGCAGATGTTGTTTGCTGTGTGCACTGCAA TTATAGCCACAGTAGCACTGGCCTTCCTGCTGCTTCCAATGTGTCAGTACATCAGCCGCCCTTGCTcagataataaaaa AATATCGTTTGGAATGTGTGGGAGATTCACTGGAGCAGAAATAATggctttctgtctctctgtgtccatTGTTTGCATCTGGGTGATGACTGGTCATTGGCTTCTCATGGATG CAATGGGAATGGGTCTGTGTGTGGCATTCATTGCATTTGTGCGCCTACCCAGCCTGAAAGTATCGACACTGCTCCTAACTGGTCTGCTGGTGTAtgatgtgttttgggttttcttttcatcatatctcTTCAATGCTAATGTCATGGTCAAG GTTGCCACACGGCCAGCAGACAACCCCGTGGGAGTCATGGCACGCAAGTTACATTTGGGTAGTATGGGTCGTGAGGCTCCAAAGCTTTCCCTCCCTGGGAAACTGGTCTTCCCTTCCATGCACAACAATGGACATTTCTCAATGCTGGGCTTGGGTGACATT GTGATGCCGGGCCTTCTGTTGTGCTTTGTCCTCCGATACGATGCCTATAAGAAGGCTCAGCTTCTTTCTGCTGAGGCTGGAGTACCTCCACCTTCTAATTTGGGCAAAATAAG ttACTTCCATTGCTCCTTGATTGGCTATTTCCTGGGCCTGTTGACAGCCACTGTGTCATCAGAAGTATTCAAGGCTGCACAACCTGCTCTCCTGTACTTAGtgcccttcactctccttcctctgctcACTATGGCTTACCTCAAG GGCGACCTACGCAGAATGTGGAGTGAGCCTTTCATCATCCAGACCCAGAGCAAGAACCTTGATGTGTGA
- the LOC123503577 gene encoding signal peptide peptidase-like 3 isoform X1, which produces MALSAEYQWAYSIVDSSRVSTFLISILLIVYGSFRSLNLEQEARERESEKERNKLLGIATPGSSSDNNVQTLDTMQALCLPLGASVSLLIMFFFFDSMQMLFAVCTAIIATVALAFLLLPMCQYISRPCSDNKKISFGMCGRFTGAEIMAFCLSVSIVCIWVMTGHWLLMDAMGMGLCVAFIAFVRLPSLKVSTLLLTGLLVYDVFWVFFSSYLFNANVMVKVATRPADNPVGVMARKLHLGSMGREAPKLSLPGKLVFPSMHNNGHFSMLGLGDIVMPGLLLCFVLRYDAYKKAQLLSAEAGVPPPSNLGKISYFHCSLIGYFLGLLTATVSSEVFKAAQPALLYLVPFTLLPLLTMAYLKGDLRRMWSEPFIIQTQSKNLDV; this is translated from the exons GGCATACTCCATTGTGGACTCCTCCCGAGTCTCcacctttctcatttccatccTCCTCATCGTGTATGGCAGTTTCAG ATCTCTTAACCTGGAACAAGAGGCAAGAGAAAGGGaatcagagaaagaaagaaataaactacTTGGAATAGCTACACCTGGTTCTTCAAGTGACAATA ATGTACAAACCCTGGACACTATGCAAGCACTGTGTCTGCCTCTTGGGGCTTCCGTGTCCCTGCTtatcatgttcttcttcttcgactCCATGCAGATGTTGTTTGCTGTGTGCACTGCAA TTATAGCCACAGTAGCACTGGCCTTCCTGCTGCTTCCAATGTGTCAGTACATCAGCCGCCCTTGCTcagataataaaaa AATATCGTTTGGAATGTGTGGGAGATTCACTGGAGCAGAAATAATggctttctgtctctctgtgtccatTGTTTGCATCTGGGTGATGACTGGTCATTGGCTTCTCATGGATG CAATGGGAATGGGTCTGTGTGTGGCATTCATTGCATTTGTGCGCCTACCCAGCCTGAAAGTATCGACACTGCTCCTAACTGGTCTGCTGGTGTAtgatgtgttttgggttttcttttcatcatatctcTTCAATGCTAATGTCATGGTCAAG GTTGCCACACGGCCAGCAGACAACCCCGTGGGAGTCATGGCACGCAAGTTACATTTGGGTAGTATGGGTCGTGAGGCTCCAAAGCTTTCCCTCCCTGGGAAACTGGTCTTCCCTTCCATGCACAACAATGGACATTTCTCAATGCTGGGCTTGGGTGACATT GTGATGCCGGGCCTTCTGTTGTGCTTTGTCCTCCGATACGATGCCTATAAGAAGGCTCAGCTTCTTTCTGCTGAGGCTGGAGTACCTCCACCTTCTAATTTGGGCAAAATAAG ttACTTCCATTGCTCCTTGATTGGCTATTTCCTGGGCCTGTTGACAGCCACTGTGTCATCAGAAGTATTCAAGGCTGCACAACCTGCTCTCCTGTACTTAGtgcccttcactctccttcctctgctcACTATGGCTTACCTCAAG GGCGACCTACGCAGAATGTGGAGTGAGCCTTTCATCATCCAGACCCAGAGCAAGAACCTTGATGTGTGA
- the LOC123503577 gene encoding signal peptide peptidase-like 3 isoform X3: MAYSIVDSSRVSTFLISILLIVYGSFRSLNLEQEARERESEKERNKLLGIATPGSSSDNNVQTLDTMQALCLPLGASVSLLIMFFFFDSMQMLFAVCTAIIATVALAFLLLPMCQYISRPCSDNKKISFGMCGRFTGAEIMAFCLSVSIVCIWVMTGHWLLMDAMGMGLCVAFIAFVRLPSLKVSTLLLTGLLVYDVFWVFFSSYLFNANVMVKVATRPADNPVGVMARKLHLGSMGREAPKLSLPGKLVFPSMHNNGHFSMLGLGDIVMPGLLLCFVLRYDAYKKAQLLSAEAGVPPPSNLGKISYFHCSLIGYFLGLLTATVSSEVFKAAQPALLYLVPFTLLPLLTMAYLKGDLRRMWSEPFIIQTQSKNLDV; the protein is encoded by the exons GGCATACTCCATTGTGGACTCCTCCCGAGTCTCcacctttctcatttccatccTCCTCATCGTGTATGGCAGTTTCAG ATCTCTTAACCTGGAACAAGAGGCAAGAGAAAGGGaatcagagaaagaaagaaataaactacTTGGAATAGCTACACCTGGTTCTTCAAGTGACAATA ATGTACAAACCCTGGACACTATGCAAGCACTGTGTCTGCCTCTTGGGGCTTCCGTGTCCCTGCTtatcatgttcttcttcttcgactCCATGCAGATGTTGTTTGCTGTGTGCACTGCAA TTATAGCCACAGTAGCACTGGCCTTCCTGCTGCTTCCAATGTGTCAGTACATCAGCCGCCCTTGCTcagataataaaaa AATATCGTTTGGAATGTGTGGGAGATTCACTGGAGCAGAAATAATggctttctgtctctctgtgtccatTGTTTGCATCTGGGTGATGACTGGTCATTGGCTTCTCATGGATG CAATGGGAATGGGTCTGTGTGTGGCATTCATTGCATTTGTGCGCCTACCCAGCCTGAAAGTATCGACACTGCTCCTAACTGGTCTGCTGGTGTAtgatgtgttttgggttttcttttcatcatatctcTTCAATGCTAATGTCATGGTCAAG GTTGCCACACGGCCAGCAGACAACCCCGTGGGAGTCATGGCACGCAAGTTACATTTGGGTAGTATGGGTCGTGAGGCTCCAAAGCTTTCCCTCCCTGGGAAACTGGTCTTCCCTTCCATGCACAACAATGGACATTTCTCAATGCTGGGCTTGGGTGACATT GTGATGCCGGGCCTTCTGTTGTGCTTTGTCCTCCGATACGATGCCTATAAGAAGGCTCAGCTTCTTTCTGCTGAGGCTGGAGTACCTCCACCTTCTAATTTGGGCAAAATAAG ttACTTCCATTGCTCCTTGATTGGCTATTTCCTGGGCCTGTTGACAGCCACTGTGTCATCAGAAGTATTCAAGGCTGCACAACCTGCTCTCCTGTACTTAGtgcccttcactctccttcctctgctcACTATGGCTTACCTCAAG GGCGACCTACGCAGAATGTGGAGTGAGCCTTTCATCATCCAGACCCAGAGCAAGAACCTTGATGTGTGA